Proteins from a genomic interval of Nocardia sp. BMG51109:
- a CDS encoding CaiB/BaiF CoA-transferase family protein, with product MSKPLEGIRVLEVAMYGFVPSAGAVLSDWGADVVKVEHAVTGDPQRGLRRVGAFSVEGDPNPNVEHANRGKRSIGVDMSVAEGREVIYDLARRADVFLTSFLPQARTKFGIDVDDIRAVNPAIVYARGSALGPRGVEADRGGYDMTAFWCRGGVAGTVTPPGTEGMISPPGPAFGDTISGTNLAGGIAAALVKRERTGEPSIVDVSLLGSGVWSIGHSVALSAQQGMPMTAPVPGAHGAPTNPLSGLYATADDRYLSFVMLQPAKFWADVCRHIDRPELADDPRFADAAKIAENTAEAVAVLREVIKKRTLAEWTERFATLAGPWAPVQDSQQLLADAQIRANEYLLRAGELELVSSPVQFDVGAPELRPGPEFAAQTEEVLLELGLDWDRIIALKTAGAVS from the coding sequence GTGAGCAAGCCACTGGAGGGCATCCGGGTGCTCGAGGTCGCGATGTACGGGTTCGTCCCGTCGGCGGGCGCGGTGCTGTCGGACTGGGGCGCGGATGTCGTGAAGGTCGAGCACGCCGTGACCGGCGACCCGCAGCGCGGGCTGCGCCGGGTGGGCGCGTTCTCGGTCGAGGGCGACCCGAATCCCAATGTGGAGCATGCCAATCGGGGCAAGCGCAGCATCGGCGTCGACATGTCGGTCGCCGAGGGCCGCGAGGTGATCTACGACCTGGCCCGCCGCGCGGACGTGTTCCTCACCAGCTTCCTGCCGCAGGCGCGCACCAAGTTCGGCATCGACGTGGACGACATCCGCGCGGTGAACCCGGCCATCGTGTATGCGCGCGGCAGTGCGCTGGGCCCGCGCGGCGTCGAGGCGGACCGGGGCGGCTACGACATGACCGCGTTCTGGTGCCGCGGCGGCGTCGCGGGCACCGTCACCCCGCCCGGCACCGAGGGCATGATCTCGCCGCCCGGACCGGCCTTCGGCGACACCATCTCCGGCACCAACCTGGCCGGCGGCATCGCGGCCGCGCTGGTGAAGCGGGAGCGGACCGGGGAGCCGTCGATCGTGGACGTCTCGCTGCTGGGCAGCGGCGTGTGGTCGATCGGGCACTCGGTCGCGCTGTCGGCCCAGCAGGGCATGCCGATGACGGCGCCGGTGCCGGGAGCCCATGGGGCGCCGACCAATCCGCTGTCGGGGCTGTACGCCACCGCCGACGATCGCTACCTGTCGTTCGTGATGTTGCAGCCGGCCAAGTTCTGGGCCGACGTGTGCCGCCACATCGATCGGCCGGAGCTGGCCGACGATCCGCGCTTCGCCGACGCCGCGAAGATCGCCGAGAACACCGCCGAGGCGGTGGCCGTCCTGCGCGAGGTGATCAAGAAGCGCACACTGGCCGAATGGACCGAACGCTTCGCGACCCTCGCCGGGCCGTGGGCGCCGGTGCAGGACTCGCAGCAGTTGCTCGCCGACGCCCAGATCCGGGCGAACGAATACCTGTTGCGCGCGGGCGAACTGGAGCTGGTCTCCAGTCCGGTGCAGTTCGACGTCGGCGCGCCGGAACTGCGGCCCGGACCGGAGTTCGCCGCGCAGACCGAGGAGGTCCTGCTCGAGCTCGGGCTGGACTGGGACCGCATCATTGCGCTCAAGACCGCCGGCGCGGTCTCCTAG
- a CDS encoding OB-fold domain-containing protein translates to MPYVASMGTYLPCWGGPHSRVLGDDEDAVTLAVEAGRAALAGGSPVERVVLVSRDLPLVDGSNAAVLLAGLGLDPELEVIERLGGAPAALDALSSARPRTLVIGVDTEPAGAAAACVSERDGLQVRIASRVARSLPARTRNAVGTVHDYGDPRLLHERGLVASLSAAWLDTPVAVAGVEHKQASALCLDPPRLSTAGASSGLFGLAWMAEHDAAGLLVGVEQANLSGVTVVPGPTAVRRTEPPARSLPEGEYLPGGDLPISLAAYERAFEAKVRWEAGRHEGSAELDFPPRYRVGPDGALDTDYTLVPLPRTGTVYSETTVRIPVPGSRSPYSLVIVDLDDVGVRALAKVTGADPGTVDIGDRGRMVLRRVAVRSGVPDYGYAFEPEAA, encoded by the coding sequence ATGCCGTACGTCGCGTCGATGGGGACGTATCTGCCCTGCTGGGGCGGCCCGCACAGCCGAGTCCTCGGCGACGACGAGGACGCCGTGACGCTCGCCGTGGAGGCGGGGCGGGCCGCCCTGGCCGGCGGCTCGCCGGTGGAACGGGTGGTGCTGGTCAGCCGCGATCTGCCGCTGGTGGACGGCAGTAATGCCGCGGTGCTGCTGGCCGGTCTGGGGCTGGATCCGGAGCTGGAGGTGATCGAGCGGCTCGGCGGTGCGCCGGCGGCGCTCGACGCGCTGAGTTCGGCCCGGCCCCGCACCCTGGTCATCGGCGTCGACACCGAGCCGGCCGGCGCGGCCGCGGCGTGTGTGTCCGAACGCGACGGGTTGCAGGTGCGCATCGCCTCCCGGGTGGCGCGCAGCCTCCCGGCGCGGACGCGCAACGCGGTCGGCACCGTGCACGACTACGGCGATCCGCGGCTGCTGCACGAGCGGGGCCTGGTGGCGTCGCTGTCGGCGGCGTGGCTGGATACGCCCGTGGCGGTGGCCGGTGTCGAGCACAAGCAGGCGTCGGCGCTGTGCCTGGATCCGCCCCGATTGTCCACCGCCGGTGCGAGTTCCGGGTTGTTCGGGCTGGCGTGGATGGCCGAGCACGACGCCGCCGGGCTGCTGGTCGGGGTCGAGCAGGCGAATCTGTCCGGGGTGACGGTGGTGCCCGGCCCGACCGCGGTGCGGCGCACCGAACCGCCCGCCCGGTCGCTGCCCGAGGGGGAGTACCTGCCCGGCGGCGACCTGCCGATCTCGCTGGCCGCCTACGAGCGGGCGTTCGAGGCCAAGGTGCGCTGGGAGGCCGGCCGCCACGAGGGCAGCGCGGAACTGGACTTCCCGCCGCGCTACCGCGTGGGCCCCGACGGCGCCCTGGACACCGACTACACGCTGGTCCCGTTGCCCCGCACCGGAACCGTCTACTCCGAGACGACGGTGCGAATCCCCGTGCCCGGCTCGCGCAGCCCGTACTCGCTGGTGATCGTCGACCTCGACGACGTCGGCGTGCGCGCCCTGGCGAAGGTGACCGGCGCGGACCCCGGCACCGTCGACATCGGCGACCGCGGCCGCATGGTGCTGCGCCGGGTCGCGGTGCGTTCGGGGGTGCCGGACTACGGGTACGCCTTCGAGCCGGAGGCGGCATGA
- a CDS encoding thiolase, whose amino-acid sequence MRKVAVVGAGMTPFAEHFALGIKDLLPMAFAECAASVDKGLRTADLQAAWFGAMGTTDGPPSGVLGDALNLPDLPTTHIENSCATGNDAVRNALFAIASGAVDVALVIGADKLRETAQKDLLGEWGSLTRDQAWDYQLGLFGPAAFALHVSRYLYESPATREHLAMVAVKNHRHGARNPKARLRFEISLEQALQAPIVTDPLGVYDCVPQSDGAAALVLAAEDVVDRYTDRPVWVRGVGLGLDSVTHQYQRDMTSFPATARAARAAYAMAGLSPADIDVAEVHDFFTGIELMSYEDLGFADRFEAHKLVEAGVTTLGGALPVNPSGGLKSKGHPPGATGVAQCVELFEQLRGSAVNQVDGARIGLAHNLGGPTAVSAVTILGV is encoded by the coding sequence ATGCGTAAGGTTGCTGTCGTCGGCGCGGGAATGACACCGTTCGCCGAACATTTCGCCCTGGGGATCAAGGATCTGCTGCCGATGGCGTTCGCCGAGTGCGCGGCCTCGGTCGACAAGGGGCTGCGCACGGCGGATCTGCAGGCCGCCTGGTTCGGTGCCATGGGCACCACCGACGGCCCGCCGTCGGGCGTGCTCGGCGATGCGCTGAACCTGCCCGATCTCCCCACGACGCATATCGAGAACTCCTGTGCCACAGGCAATGACGCGGTTCGCAACGCGCTGTTCGCCATCGCGTCCGGCGCCGTCGACGTGGCGCTGGTGATCGGCGCGGACAAACTGCGCGAGACGGCGCAGAAGGACCTGCTCGGCGAGTGGGGTTCGCTGACGCGCGACCAGGCATGGGACTATCAGCTCGGCCTGTTCGGCCCGGCCGCCTTCGCCCTGCACGTCAGCCGCTACCTGTACGAGTCGCCGGCGACCCGCGAGCACCTGGCCATGGTGGCGGTGAAGAACCACCGGCACGGTGCGCGAAATCCGAAGGCGCGCCTGCGTTTCGAGATCAGCCTGGAACAGGCGCTGCAGGCCCCGATCGTGACCGACCCGCTCGGCGTCTACGACTGCGTCCCGCAGAGCGACGGCGCCGCCGCCCTCGTGCTGGCCGCCGAGGACGTCGTGGACCGCTACACCGATCGCCCGGTATGGGTGCGCGGCGTCGGCCTGGGCCTGGACTCGGTGACCCACCAGTACCAGCGCGACATGACCTCGTTCCCGGCGACGGCCCGGGCGGCCCGCGCGGCCTACGCGATGGCGGGCCTGAGCCCCGCCGATATCGACGTCGCCGAGGTACACGACTTCTTCACCGGCATCGAGCTGATGAGCTACGAGGACCTCGGCTTCGCGGACCGCTTCGAGGCGCACAAGCTGGTGGAAGCGGGCGTCACCACCCTCGGCGGCGCCCTGCCGGTGAACCCGAGCGGCGGCCTGAAGTCGAAGGGGCATCCTCCGGGCGCGACCGGCGTGGCCCAGTGCGTGGAACTGTTCGAGCAACTGCGCGGCAGCGCGGTCAATCAGGTGGACGGCGCCCGAATCGGCCTGGCGCACAACCTCGGTGGCCCGACGGCGGTGTCGGCGGTGACGATCCTGGGGGTGTGA